In the Sandaracinus amylolyticus genome, GTTCGTGGCACGTGCTCGTGCTTGAGTTTGGCGCGACCCACGGCGTCATGAGACTTGCAGCCCATCGAGGCGATTACCCGCGCCATCGCGAGGTGATTTGCGGGGGCACGAGCTACTTCCGCGGCGCGCTCGCTGGCGGTCCGTACAGACTCGCGATCCATCGCGAAACGCGCGCCGACGGTACGGAGATCACGCTCCAGTCGGACGACGGTACGTTTGAGCTCCGCTGTCGGCGCATTCTGCTCGGCGCAGGCCGAGGCTGAGCAGTATCCACGATGCTGTTTCGGCCGCGGCAGCTCGGATTGGCGGTCGTTGTTGCGGGCGTGGCGGGTTGCGTGCTGCCACCGGCCGCGGACGAAATACGCGATCCGTGGATCGACGGCGGTCCGCCACCGAACGCCGAGCGCTGCGAAGTGCTCTTCCCGTGGTACGAAGGCTCCTGCGCCGACGGCAACAAAGACGATGGTGACGGCTGCTCGCGCGGATGCGAAATCGAAGACGGTTGGGATTGCGCGAGCGGAGTGTGCCTGCCGATCTGTGGCGACGATCTCGTGGTCGGCGACGAGGTTTGCGACGACGGTGTGGCCGGTCGACTCGACTACTGCGCAGACGACTGTCGTGCGGTGACCGGCTCCTGCGGTGATGGCGTCCTGCACGACAACGAAGGCTGTGAAGGCGAGCTGCATCAGGGCGTCGCGCACGACGTGCGCTGGCGATGCGGAGATCTTTGTCAGGTCGAGATCCTCGATCGCGATGTCACGCTCGCCGACCGGTTCGGCTGCGCGCTGCGTGCTGACGGGCTCGCTCGGTGCTGGGGCCCTGAGGCGCCGCCGATCCCCGAGGATGAACGCTTCGTCTCGTTGCACGCAGGCAGCACGCTCGTCTGCGCGGTTCGTGAGGACGGCTCACCCGCGTGCTGGGGTGACTCGTCTCCGTGGTACGAGGAAACTGCCCAGGCGTTCGTCGGCGCGTGGGCTCCTACGGATCGCCTCGCGATCATCCGAGTGGCTCGGGACGAAGGAATCTTGTCCAGCGTGCTCTTCGGGATCACGACCACCGGTCGCGCGGAGGCATTTGCGGCCGACCGCCGCGAGTGGGCGCTGTGGGACGGTCATTTCGTGTCGTTCGGCGAGACTCGATACGTCGAGATGGCCCCGAGCAGTGGCAGCACGGGCTGCGCGTTCACGGCCGACTACAATTCGGTCTGCTGGAGTCTCGACCGCGGAGACACTGCCCCGATCCAGCCACCCGGGTCGATTCGCGGCTACCACCACGGATGCTGGCTGCCGGCCGACGGGTTCCACCCCGAGTGCCGGAACATGTACGGCGCCGTCTCGCTCCCGCGCACGTTCTTCGGGGAGCGCATCGCGAGCTTCGCGCCTGATGGACGTTGTGCGCTCCGTCCCGACGGCACGGTCAATCGACTCGCCGTCGAGTACGGCGCATCCGGGCCCGTGCCCGGGCGCTTCGGCGCCATCGAGTGTGATGAGCAGGGGGCTGGGTGTGGGGTCACCTTCGGTGGCCAGATCGCGTGCTGGGAGGGCAGGGAGGGTCGCGCCGCGGTGACGCCGGATTTCGATCCATTCGCCGATTGACCTCTGCGGGCTGAACATCCGAGCATCACTCGTGCGTGTGATTGCTCGCGTTGGACCACGGTTCTAGATGCCCCGGGGCCCGCATGTCCGAAGTCCTGCCCTCGCTCGTGCGTGCCTTCGTCGAAGTGATCGAGGACGCCGACCTCGATCCCGTCGGCGCGCGCGCGGGGCTCCCGGCGATCGAGCGCGCGTTGCGAGGCGAGGCCGAGCGGGTGCCGTGGGACGAGTACGCGGCGATGCTCAATCGCGTCGGCACCAAGCTGACGCCGGTCGAGCAGGAGCTGCTCGGTGAGCGGTACACCGGGTTCGTCAGCGAGTTCCGCGTCCTCGCGCAGCTCGCCGTCTCGCCGGTGCGCCTCTTCCGGGTGGCGCTCGGGACGCTGCACGTGACGTGGCCCCACGCGCGCTTCGAGCACGCGTGGGTCGGCGAGCGCGAGGCGACGGTCGACGTCGAAGTGCCGGCGCCGTATCTGCCGTGCCCTTTGTGGCTGCGCGCGTCGGTGGGGCTCTTCCGCGCGCTGCCGCGCCTGATGAGCCTGCCCGACGCCGAAGTGGAGCACGAGCTCGGTGAGCGCGGCGGGCACTACCGCCTTCGCCTGCCGGCCTCGGGCACGATCGTCGCGCGCGCGCGGCGCGCGGTCGACGCACGCGAGCTGAGGTTGCTCGCCGATCACCTGCTCGACGCGGTGATCGAGCCGCCGCGACCGTCGATCGGATCGGTGCCCGACGTGCTCACGCTGCAGCGTGCGTGGGGCCTCACGCGGATGGAGGCGCGCGTCGCGCGGCGGCTCGCGACCGGGATGCGGCTGAAGGACGTCGCGCGCGATCTCGGGATCTCGCAGGAGACCGCGCGCACGCACCTCAAGCAGCTCTTCTCGAAGACCGACACGAACCGGCAGGTCGCGCTCGTCGCGTTGCTGCGCGGGCTGCCGCTCGATCGCTCCGAGTGATCATCGCCGCCACCGCTTCGCGCTCGCGGTGGGCCCGCTCGAGGTGATCGCGATGGGCACGCCGAGCAGCTCCATCGGCGATCCGTCGAGCGGCTCGTAGCGCGGCGTCACCTCGCGCAGTGCGCGCCCCAAGCGGGCTTGGTGATCGAGATCGCCCTCGCGCAGGTCGATCGCGCGACCGTGCGCGTCGTGCACGAAGAGCTCGCGATCGTCGGCCCACTCGTACGACGTCGCGACACGATCGAGCGCCGCCGTGCGATCGAGGTGCGTGATCGCGAGCGCATCGACACCACCGCAGACCCGCGCCGCATAACGAGCGAGCACGAGGTCGGGATGTCCGACGCGGAACGTGCCCTGCCAGCCGCGCGCGTCGTTGTGCGGCTCGGGCAGTCGCAGGCCGCGATCCTCGGTGGGGAACGGGCCTTCTCCGTGACGGGTCGGATAGGTGCGCAGCACGCCCAGCACCGTGGTCTCGTCGCGATGTCCGTGCTGCGCGAGCAGCTCCCTCGCGCCCCGTGCGGTGCAGTCGCTCCAGGTGGTGTGAGGATGGAAGCCGAATCGCTGGTCGAGCAGCACGCCCTGCGCGCCCTCGAGCACCACGTCGCGCTCGTCTCGCAGCACGGCATCGAGCGCGTCGTCGGCGACGACGTTCGACGCGAGCTGCGCCGCGGCCTCGCACCATCGCGCGACCAATTCGCGATCGCCGAAGATCGCGAGCTCTGCGTGCGCCTCGCCGAGCGCGGCGCGCTCTTCACTCAGGCTCGCCCACACCCTCGCTCGCGCTCGCTCCGCCTTCGCACGCAGTCGTGTGATCTCACGGAGATCGCCCGCGCGCACGACGTCGTCCGACTCGAGCGCATCGCGCACCGCCTCGCCGAATCCGACTCCGCACGTGCCGTGTCGCCCGGCACCGCGTGCCGATTCCCGCGCTCGATTGGCGCTCTGGTGCCACGGCGTGATGACTCGCGCGCGCTCCGCGATTCTAACGCGCGACAGCGCATCCCGGACATCGACTCTCTCGAGATATCGCGCCTCGACGAGCATCGCAGTCGGATGGATCACCATCCGCTCCGACAAGAACGTCTCGACGCCAGGCACGAAGCTGCCTGCGCCGAATTGCGAGAACGTGTGCACGCGCCCGTCGTCGGTCACGACGGTATGGCCCGCCTGGGCGCCGCCGTTCCAGCGCACGACCACGCGCGCCCCGGTCTCGCGCACCAGGAAGTCGGTGATCGTGCCCTTGCCCGAGTCGCCGAACCCGAGGTCGACGACGACCCACGCGCTCATCGCGGCGGATGCACGCGCCGGTGTCCGCTCGACGTCTCGTGCCCCGTCGGCAGCGACGCGCGCTCGTCGAGCGCCGGCAGTGGCGCGCCGTCCTTGCCGATCGTCGCGGCCCACGGCGTCAGCGCGCGCACGGCGGCACCGATGCGCTCGCGCGGCACGCCGCGCTCACCGAGCTTCCGCGCGAATGCGTCGACGTCCGCGATCGCACCTTCGCTCATCGCGACGATCCCCGCGATGCACGCGGTCGTGTCGGCCGGGCTCTCCATGCAGATCACGCGATCACCGAGCAGGTCGCGCCACGCGTGCTCGCACTGCGCGCGTCGCTCGAGATCCGGGATCAAGAAGAACGGCTCGACCACGCGCGACGCTTCGTCGACCACGACCGAGAGCGGCAGATCGTCCTCGAGCTCGTCGCCGAGCACGCTGCGCACCGCCGAGCGCGAGAGCGCGGGATAGGGCTTCTCGTCGCCGGTGAGGAACAGATATCCACGCTGGTCGCGCTTCTCGAGACAGTCGAGCTCGAGGTGTCGCGCCGCGAAATACAGTGCGAGCTCGTACGACTCGTTGCCGAACGCGCCGCCCTGTCCCTCGAGCCACGTCCACGTGAGCCACTGATCCATCAGCTCGGCCGTCGACTCGAACTGCCCGATCTGCAGCGGCGCACGATCGTGGAACGCGTCTCCGATCGCCATGAAGAGCACCTGGGGATCGTCGACGCCGTGCTCGTTCAGGAGTCGAATCAGTCCGGGCAGCTCCTCTTTCGCGAGGCGCTCCGGGATCTCGCCCATCGATCCCGTCACGTCGAGCGCCATCACGATCGCGAGCGAGCGCGGATGTCCGCCGCTGTCGCGCGCTTCGCGGACCCGTACGCCGTGCGGGCGCATCAGCGGGTGCACCTCGCGCTGCTTGAACACGGCCTGCACCGGCAGGTCGCGGCGCGCCTCGGTGATCGCGCGATGCGCCTCGTAGCTGTACCCGCCGAAGCCCACTCAGACCTTCCCGAGGGTGCTGGCCCACGGCGCGATCGCGCTCGCGACGCGATCCACACGTGCGGCGGACAGACCCGCATCGACGAGGCGCTTCGAGAGCGCGGCGACGTCCGACACCACACCTTCCTGCAGCGCGACGATGCCTGCGGCGACCGGACACGTGTCCTCGGGGCTCGCGAGCACGATCGTCTGCTCGCCCAGGTGCTTTCTCCAGAAGCCCGCGACATTCGCGCCGCGCTGCGGATCGGGCACCAGGAAGAACGGATGGAACGTGCGCCTGCAGTCCGCGATCACCTGCGCCAGCGGGACGTCGCCCTTCAGCTCGTCGCCGACGAACTGCTTCACCCACTGCGCCTTCAGCGCGTCGTAGCAGGGCTCGTCTCCCGTCATGAAGAAGAAGCCCTTCTTCCCGCGCTTCTCGTAGCAATCCATCTTCGTGTGGTGCGCGGCGAAGTGGAACGCGAGGTCGTACGACTCGTACGCGCTCGCGCCGCCGCCCATGAGCCAACACCACGTCAGCCACTGATCCATCAATTGCGCAGTCGACTCGAACTGTCCGACCTGCAGCGGCGCGACCCCGCCTGCGGCGTCCTGGAACGCCATGAAGAGCACCTGTGGATCGGCCACGCCCGCATCGAGCAGCGCCTTCATGAACGTCGGCAATTCGGTGCGCGCGATCTGCTCGGGGATCGCGCCCATCGAGCCGCTCACGTCGAGCGCGAACACGATGCTCGTGGTGTTCGGATGATCGTCGCTGTCACGTGACTCGCGGTGCTTCACGCCCTTGGGATCCATCAGCGGATGGATCGAGCGCTGCGTGAACACCTGCTGCGCCGGCACCGCCGCTCGCCGTGCGGTGATCGCCTGGTGCGCCTCGTAGCTGTAGCTGCCGTAACCCATCGCTCCCCCTCCCGTCGACGTTCACCAGCCCGGCATCGCGAACGGCACGAAGCGCGGCGGACCGAACGCCTCGCGCGCCACGCGATCGAGCCGGTCCTTCAGCGCCCACGCGTCGCTCTCCATGTCGGCGTCGCCGCGCGCGTGCGTCTCGAGCAGCTGCGCGAGCGGCGCGGGAATGCTCTGCGAGCCCAGCACCTTCCGCATCACGCGCGCGCTCATCGTGAGATCGGTGTGCGTCGACACCGGCACACCGTTCATCGCCTCGCTCGGATAGAAGTCCTCCGCGCCCTCGGTGAGCGCGACGAGCGACTCTCCGGGGCGCGCCGCGCGCGACCACCCCACGAGCACCACGCCGTGATCGCGCGCGTGCACGATCAGGTGCTCCGGCAGCACGGCGCCGTGCACCCATCCGCTGCGGTGCGTCCATCCGAGCTGCTCGAGGATGCGCTTCCACATCCACACGCTGGTCTCCGCGCTCACGCCGCTCGGATACGCGTCGAGGACATCGCGCATCGTGTGCACGAAGCCGCTCCGCCATCGCATCACCGAGACGCGCCGCTCGCCCTCGTCGCCGTGCAGCCCGAGCCGCGCGAGGCCGTGCGCGACGCGCTGGGGCACGAGCCGCGTGAAGTGCGCCGCGCCCGCGACCCGGCTGTTCTCGAGCGACTCGAGGACCCACTGCTCGCGCTCCAGCAGATCCCGATCGCCGTGGGCGCGCAGCGCCTTGATCGACACGAGCTCGGTGAGCCGGCGATCGCGACGCGCGAGGAACACGTCGCTTCCCTCGCCGCGCGCGAGCCGACCGAGGAGCGCGTAGCGCGCGCCGCCGATCCACGCGCGAGGGCGCGCCGGATCGACGAGCGGCTCGTCGCACGCCTCGTGCGCTGCGGGCTGCCAGCCGCCGGGACCGGGCGCGAGGAGCGCAGCGCAGTACTCACAACGTCGAGCGCGCGTCGCGGACGGGGGCGGCATCGGCGCGCCGCAGCTCGGGCACTTGTGCTGTGCGTAGCTCCCCACCCCATTCGCGATTACCAGATCCCGCGCGGCGACGACAAGCGCCTCACTCCCACCGCCAGAGCGCCAGTCCGATCGACGGCGAGGTGCCCGCGCGATCGAAGCTCCCTCCGACGTACACACCTTCGTCGAGCGAGACGATCGCCTCCACACCGTCGCTCGTGCCGCGTCCGAGCCCGACCCACGACGTGCCGGTGAACGCCGCGACGAACGACGACTCGCTCCCCGGCACCTCGAACACGCCGCCGGCGAACAGCACGTCGCCCAGGGTGTGCAGCGCCTCGACGGAGTTGCCGTCGATCGCACCGACCGACTCCCACGCGGTGCCGTTCCACATCGCGACGCGACCGAGCGCGGTCTCGCCGCTCCGCGCGAACGATCCCGCGACGACGAGGCGACCGTTCCACCACGCGAGCGCGAGCGCTCCGTCCCCTGCGCGGCCGAGCCCTTCGCCGTACGCGTGCCATCGCTCGCCGTCCCAGCGCGCGATGTTGTTCACCACGAGCTCGTCCTCGCCGACGCGCTCGAAACGTCCCGCGACGATCAGATCGCCGCTCTCGGGATCGACCAGCAGATCCTGCGGGACCGCGAGGTGCTCGCCTTCGATCGGATAGCCGCGCAGGCCACCGATCTCGCGCCACGCCTCGCCGTTCCACACCGCGAGCTGTCCTGGGAAGTCGCCGCCCGCGTAGACGAGATCACGATCGTCGGGCGACGCGGTCTCGTGCACCGCCACGGCCCACACGCGTCCTTCGAGGCTCTCGCCGAGCGGCTGCCACGCGTCGTGCTCCCACAGCGCGACGTTGCGGAAGCGCGGCGACTCCGAGGGATCGCGGAACGATCCGCCGATCACCACACGACCGTCCCGCGTCACGTCGATGTCGATCACCTCGCCCGCGACGCCTCGGCCCATCGCCGCGAAGCCCACGCCCGGTCGATATCGCGCGACGTTGTCGACGCGCACCTGCCCCGCGTACTCGAACGCGCCGCCGACGTAGATCTCGCACGAGCGGTGTCGCGCGAGCGCGTGCACCTGCCCCGCGACGCTGTCGTAGCGCTCGGTGGGCGTGCGCAGCCCGCTCCAGTAGGTGCCATCCCATCGCACGACGTGACCGACGCGCTGGCTCCCGGCGCGCGTGAAGAGACCACCGAAGTACACGCTCCCATCGGGCGCGACCGCGGCGACGCGCACGTTGTCCTGCCCGTGGCCGAAGCCGACCTCCGCGAAGAGCCCGCCGACGTCGCGATATCGCGAGCCGTCCCAGCGCGCGACCGCGCTCACCTCGAGCGGCTCGTCGGGGTTCACCAGATCGAACGCGCCCGCGACGTACATGCCGCTCGGCGCGAACACGACCGCGCGCACCGCCTTCGTGGTCCCGGGACCGCTGGCCTCCATCACGCCGCGACCGATCAGCGCCCATCGATCGCCGGTCCAGCGCGCGATGCTGCCGCCGTTCTCGTTCGTGTCGTCGAGCATGAAGTCGCCGCCCGCGACGAGCGTCGAGTCGCTCGGATCGACGGTGAGCTCGTAGATGCTCGCGACGCCGAGCTCGCCGTACGCCTGCACGTCGAGCGGCATGCTGCGCGCGGTCCACGTCGTTCCGTCGAAGCACGCTGCGCTGTGCGCTTCGATCACCCCGAGCGTGCTGAACGCGCCGCCGACGCAGAACGCGTGCTCGCCGCGCGCGAGGAACGTGTGGATCGTCCCGGGCACGGCATCGCCGCAGAATTCGCACTCGATGCGCGCCTGGAGCCCCTCGTAGCCGCTCCAGCGCGCGCCGTCCCAGCGCGCGATCGATCGCACATCGACGTCGCCGATCGCCTCGAAGCTCCCCACCGCGAAGAGCGACGGGCCGAGGAACGCGAGCTCTTCGACCGCGCCGATCGCCTCTCCGATCAGCGTCCACGTCGTGCCGTTCCAACGCGCGATGCGCGAAGGCTCGGACTCCAGGTCGAGCGCGAACGCGGCGTACACGCTTCCGTCGGGGCCGATCGCGAGCGAGCTCACCGGGCCCGCGACACCTTCGCCGAGCGCGCGCCATCCGTCCCGCCCGTCCCATGCCGCGACGTTCGAGGCCGGCGCGTATCCGGCGGTGGTGAACGTGCCGCCCACGTACACGACGCCGCGCGCGTCGATCGCGATCGCGTCGACGCTCGGGAGATCACCGCCCACGCCGGGGCTCGCGAAGCGCTCCGCCCACGCACCCTCGTTGGGCCGCGCAGGCACCCGCGGATCGCGCGCGGCGCACGCCGATCCGCCGTCGGGCGGTCCCGCGTCGACGTCGGTGACGACGAGCCCGTCGAGCGCGATCCGCGCGTCGGCGGGCCGCACGCCTCCGTCGCGATCGGAGAGCAGCGGCGCGCTGGTGCACGTGCACGCGCCGACGGTCAGCGCGGCGCATGCAGCGCCCGCGAGACGGATGAGATCCATGCGGCTCCTGGCGCGCACGAACCGGCTCGCAGGCCGTTCGTTCGTCGCGCCGTGAAGTCGCGGATCGGAATCCCGACCGGCTCAGGTTTCTCGCGACGTCACTCGCACACGGCGCCGCCGCGCGCCGCGACGATCGCGCAGTCGAGACCGCAGCGGCCACAGTCGGCGCGGCGCACGCGACCACCCTCGCACCACGTCGCGACGCCGCCTTCGCAGCGTCCCGTGGCATCGAGCCCGCCGCACGGGTCCTCGCTGCGCGGCACGCACGTCGCGCGACCGTCGGGCCCGGGCATGCAGCGCTCGTCGGCGGTGCAGGTGTCGGTGTGCAGCTCGTCGCCCTCGCACCACACCGCGGTCGCGCCGCGGCACGTGCCCGCCTCGGTCACTCCGTCGCAGCCCTCGATCGGGTCGGGCGTCTCGCCGATGTTCTCCTCGATCCACTCGCGCGCGAGATCGACGCGCGTGTAGTTGTCGCGACCGACGCAGTCGGGATCGCCGTAGCTCAGCGCGCCGATCACCCGGACGCTCGAGTCCTCGCCGACGACCATCAGCGGGCCCCCGGAGTCACCGAAGCACACGCCGCGCTCGCCCATCCCATCGATCGTCGTGAACTCGCCGCGCACCTGCACGATCGGCTCCGACGTGAAGCGCCGCGCGCCTGCGTTGCCGTCCTCGCGCTCTCCGTAGCCCGCTGCCTCCGCGGTCGTCCCGACGAGATCGGTGAGCGGGAACGTCGCGATGCGGATCGGGACGAGGCCGGGCACCGCGACGGTCGCGTCCTGCGCGAGCTCGAGCAGCGCGATGTCGAGGCTCGGGTGCTCGAGCTGTCGCGCGATCGCGATCTCGCGATCGACTCGATCGGGGTTCGCGCCGACGGTGATCGATCCACCACGCCGCCCGAGGCAGTGTCCGGCCGTGAGCACCCAGCGCGGCGCGATCACGGCGCCGCTGCAGAGGCCACCGATCTCGACGCGCGCGATCGCGAGGATCTCGCCGGGCGTCAGCGGCAGCGTCGTGGGCTCGCGCGTGCCGTGGTACACGGCGCTCGCGCGCTCGTCGCCGGGATCGCAGAGCGCACCGCCGTCCGCGGTCGATGGGCCACCGTCGGCGCCGGTGCCGCGATCGTGCGACGCGCTGCAGCCGAGGACGAACGACATCGAGAGCGCGAGGAGGATCAGGGCGGTGGATCGCATGGGTCTTCTGTCCGGAAAACGCGGATTCGCTTGCGAG is a window encoding:
- a CDS encoding DUF4215 domain-containing protein is translated as MLFRPRQLGLAVVVAGVAGCVLPPAADEIRDPWIDGGPPPNAERCEVLFPWYEGSCADGNKDDGDGCSRGCEIEDGWDCASGVCLPICGDDLVVGDEVCDDGVAGRLDYCADDCRAVTGSCGDGVLHDNEGCEGELHQGVAHDVRWRCGDLCQVEILDRDVTLADRFGCALRADGLARCWGPEAPPIPEDERFVSLHAGSTLVCAVREDGSPACWGDSSPWYEETAQAFVGAWAPTDRLAIIRVARDEGILSSVLFGITTTGRAEAFAADRREWALWDGHFVSFGETRYVEMAPSSGSTGCAFTADYNSVCWSLDRGDTAPIQPPGSIRGYHHGCWLPADGFHPECRNMYGAVSLPRTFFGERIASFAPDGRCALRPDGTVNRLAVEYGASGPVPGRFGAIECDEQGAGCGVTFGGQIACWEGREGRAAVTPDFDPFAD
- a CDS encoding helix-turn-helix transcriptional regulator; its protein translation is MSEVLPSLVRAFVEVIEDADLDPVGARAGLPAIERALRGEAERVPWDEYAAMLNRVGTKLTPVEQELLGERYTGFVSEFRVLAQLAVSPVRLFRVALGTLHVTWPHARFEHAWVGEREATVDVEVPAPYLPCPLWLRASVGLFRALPRLMSLPDAEVEHELGERGGHYRLRLPASGTIVARARRAVDARELRLLADHLLDAVIEPPRPSIGSVPDVLTLQRAWGLTRMEARVARRLATGMRLKDVARDLGISQETARTHLKQLFSKTDTNRQVALVALLRGLPLDRSE
- a CDS encoding adenylosuccinate synthetase; the encoded protein is MSAWVVVDLGFGDSGKGTITDFLVRETGARVVVRWNGGAQAGHTVVTDDGRVHTFSQFGAGSFVPGVETFLSERMVIHPTAMLVEARYLERVDVRDALSRVRIAERARVITPWHQSANRARESARGAGRHGTCGVGFGEAVRDALESDDVVRAGDLREITRLRAKAERARARVWASLSEERAALGEAHAELAIFGDRELVARWCEAAAQLASNVVADDALDAVLRDERDVVLEGAQGVLLDQRFGFHPHTTWSDCTARGARELLAQHGHRDETTVLGVLRTYPTRHGEGPFPTEDRGLRLPEPHNDARGWQGTFRVGHPDLVLARYAARVCGGVDALAITHLDRTAALDRVATSYEWADDRELFVHDAHGRAIDLREGDLDHQARLGRALREVTPRYEPLDGSPMELLGVPIAITSSGPTASAKRWRR
- a CDS encoding VWA domain-containing protein; the encoded protein is MGFGGYSYEAHRAITEARRDLPVQAVFKQREVHPLMRPHGVRVREARDSGGHPRSLAIVMALDVTGSMGEIPERLAKEELPGLIRLLNEHGVDDPQVLFMAIGDAFHDRAPLQIGQFESTAELMDQWLTWTWLEGQGGAFGNESYELALYFAARHLELDCLEKRDQRGYLFLTGDEKPYPALSRSAVRSVLGDELEDDLPLSVVVDEASRVVEPFFLIPDLERRAQCEHAWRDLLGDRVICMESPADTTACIAGIVAMSEGAIADVDAFARKLGERGVPRERIGAAVRALTPWAATIGKDGAPLPALDERASLPTGHETSSGHRRVHPPR
- a CDS encoding VWA domain-containing protein — its product is MGYGSYSYEAHQAITARRAAVPAQQVFTQRSIHPLMDPKGVKHRESRDSDDHPNTTSIVFALDVSGSMGAIPEQIARTELPTFMKALLDAGVADPQVLFMAFQDAAGGVAPLQVGQFESTAQLMDQWLTWCWLMGGGASAYESYDLAFHFAAHHTKMDCYEKRGKKGFFFMTGDEPCYDALKAQWVKQFVGDELKGDVPLAQVIADCRRTFHPFFLVPDPQRGANVAGFWRKHLGEQTIVLASPEDTCPVAAGIVALQEGVVSDVAALSKRLVDAGLSAARVDRVASAIAPWASTLGKV
- a CDS encoding S1 family peptidase, encoding MRSTALILLALSMSFVLGCSASHDRGTGADGGPSTADGGALCDPGDERASAVYHGTREPTTLPLTPGEILAIARVEIGGLCSGAVIAPRWVLTAGHCLGRRGGSITVGANPDRVDREIAIARQLEHPSLDIALLELAQDATVAVPGLVPIRIATFPLTDLVGTTAEAAGYGEREDGNAGARRFTSEPIVQVRGEFTTIDGMGERGVCFGDSGGPLMVVGEDSSVRVIGALSYGDPDCVGRDNYTRVDLAREWIEENIGETPDPIEGCDGVTEAGTCRGATAVWCEGDELHTDTCTADERCMPGPDGRATCVPRSEDPCGGLDATGRCEGGVATWCEGGRVRRADCGRCGLDCAIVAARGGAVCE